From Solea senegalensis isolate Sse05_10M linkage group LG19, IFAPA_SoseM_1, whole genome shotgun sequence, the proteins below share one genomic window:
- the thoc6 gene encoding THO complex subunit 6 homolog, with protein MGPVELLHMSVFSQSFSPCGRFLAAGNNYGEIALFSLSAALSPDATALSQKPILTFTAHEGPVFSLVSTDCQLLSAGNGEVSAWSWSELIKKNVKALWTKKPKYRSSLEIPEINSMKLQSRDNSLVIGAGDNNVHILDLEHGVFKSVLQGHSDYIHCVSVREREAEILSGGEDGAVRIWDSRTGQSVHCIEVYKYETCARPQYGKWISCLTTDSDWMLCGGGPSLSLWHLRSLSPTSVFPLSGCQRYSVFHQDMILAVGEGPFVSHCLLGGDVKAQIPCSLQSVNTLQLNSNSTEHQVLTVGGSSKHIDVFTNLSYRAFSLSF; from the exons atgGGTCCAGTCGAG ctgctccacatGTCCGTGTTCTCTCAGAGCTTCTCGCCCTGCGGTCGATTCCTCGCTGCTGGAAACAACTATGGCGAGATCGCCCTCTTCAG TCTCTCTGCAGCACTGAGTCCAGATGCCACGGCACTGAGTCAGAAACCCATCCTCACGTTCACTG CTCATGAAGGTCCTGTCTTCTCCCTGGTATCCACGGACTGTCAGCTGCTGAGTGCAGGGAACGGAGAGGTCAGCGCCTGGAGCTGGAGCGAGCTCATCAAGAAG AACGTCAAAGCTCTTTGGACCAAAAAACCAAAAtacag gtcCAGTCTTGAGATTCCAGAAATAAACTCAATGAAGCTTCAATCCAGA GACAACAGTCTTGTCATCGGTGCAGGAGACAACAACGTCCACATCCTGGACTTGGAACACGGAGTTTTCAAG TCAGTCCTGCAGGGACACTCGGACTACATccactgtgtcagtgtgagggAGCGGGAGGCGGAGATTCTGTCCGGGGGAGAGGACGGAGCTGTGAGGATCTGGG ataGCAGGACGGGTCAGAGCGTCCACTGCATCGAGGTTTACAAGTACGAG ACCTGTGCACGTCCTCAGTACGGGAAGTGGATCAGCTGTTTGACCACGGACTCTGACTGGATG CTGTGCGGTGGAGGTCCGTCTCTGTCCCTGTGGCATCttcgctctctgtctcccacGTCCGTCTTCCCGTTGTCGGGCTGCCAGCGCTACTCTGTCTTCCACCAGGACATG ATTCTGGCGGTGGGTGAAGGTCCTTTCGTGTCTCACTGTCTTCTGGGCGGCGACGTCAAAGCACAGATTCCCTGCTCGCTGCAGAGTGTCAACACACTGCAGCTCAACAGCAACAGCACCGAGCATCAG gtactgactgtgggaggaagcagcaaacacatcGACGTCTTCACCAACCTGTCGTACAGAGCCTTCTCCCTCAGCTTCTAA